The Gottschalkia purinilytica genome segment AGCTTCTCATTCAGAGCTCTGCAATCATATTAAAATGGTTAAAGGAATTAAAAGACCTAAGGACGGATTTTTTCTACGTGCAGAAAGCTTCTATAATCTTGCAACTACTATTGAGGAACTTGATGAAGACGTTGGTGGGCCTAAAATCATAGATTCGTATGGTGGATGTTCTCTACATGAACAATCTCACGGTGAATCATTTTTTTCAGTTTTTATAAATAGATTTAGTGGTCAAGGACTTTATATATTAGATGAACCAGAAGCAGCATTATCTCCTTCACGACAGATGACTATGATTACTAGGATACATGAATTAGTTAGACAAGAATATCAGTTTATTATTGCTACGCATTCGCCAATTATAATGGCATATCCTAACTCAATTATATATCAGATAAAGAATGGATTTGAAATAACTAGATATGAGGAAACAGATCATTATGAGACTATGCATGCTTTTTTAAATAATAAAGGTAAAATGTTAGAGATTCTTCTAGGATAGTAAAATAAAATATAGAACAGATAAATATACGTTAAGATAAAATTAGTAAATAATTATAAAAGCAATAAATTATTAGACATTAAAACCTAATATATTTTGATTTTTTACAATACTGGTGATATTATTTAAATATAATAGCTTTAAAATATAATTGATATTTTTTCAATCAAGATAATAAGAATATATACAATAAAGTATTATTTTTTTACCTACGATATACTTATAAAAACATAACGTTAAATATATGGCATTATAAATTATGATTAGCAACTCAAAATAATGAATGATATTAACTGATACTTAGTTATAATTCACCTCATAAGAAATAGCTTTCAAAACAAATACTTACTCAGAATTAATTCTATTAAAGAATAAATAAATACTATTAAAATTCAAGTAGATTTTAAAGAAAATTTATAGGAATCATATATTATCATAAATATTTATATATTCACAAATCATGAAACTAGAATGTTGTTGTCAGAATGAAAATATTTAATATTGATATTCTATGCGAATATAAAGAGCTAATTATTCATATAGATGAAAAGATGTCATAAAATAATTAATTAGTATTAAAGGAGATTAATATGTGGGAAATTTATGATAAATTAATAGAACCTATACCAGAAGATATATATGTTGAAGATTGTATAATGGGACTTAGATGGACGTATATAAAAGGGAAAAACTCTGGAATTGCTTTGACTTTTAGAGATGGTCTAAGAGAGAGTAGTATTTTAGGAAAAATTAAAGGGATGAGACTAAAAGAATTATCAACTTATGTTAAGTCATGGAATTTTACAGAAGCAAGCTTAGGTCTTTCAGCTATAAACTCTTTCTACAATACAGTTGAGCATGCAGAAAAATTAGGAGCAAACTTTTCGGAAGGTAGAAAAAATGATATATTTACAGAATCAATAGATGAAATTAGAGGTAAGAATGTAGCTGTTATAGGGCATTTTCCAGATTTAGAAAAAATAGAATCTATATGTAACTTGTCTATATTAGAAAGAAGACCTAGCAAAGGTGATTTACCAGATTGTGCTTGTGAATACATATTAAAAAATCAAGATTTTGTTTTTATAACAGGAAGCACATTAGCAAATAAAACGTTACCAAGATTACTTGAATTATCAAAGAATGCAAAGGTAATTTTAGTTGGACCAAGTGTACCTGTGGCTCCTATTTTGTTTGACTATGGAGTGAACACTCTAGCAAGTGCTGTTATAGTTAATGATAATTTAATTCAACAAGCAATTAAGGAAGGTGGAAGTCATCAAATATTTGATTTAGGTGGAAAGATGGCAAAGATTAAGAAGAAAGACTAATAATACATCACTACTTAAATATTATAGTAAAAGATATAATAAATATGATAATATATTAAGACAATGTAATATAAAAAACTACAAAATAAGAATTACCAATATACACAAATTGTAGATTAATAATTAAACATAAAAGTATAGGTGGTGATAAGATGAATCCATTTTCAATAAGTGATGTATATCTTGATAAAAATGGTAGACGAACGTTAGATATAAATCCTCTTTCAGAAAACTACTGTAGCTTTGACTGTGTTTTTTGTCCATTAGGAAGAACTAAAGTTAAAACTGATAAGACATTTAGCTTTAATGAAACTGAAAGCTTTATAAAAAGACTTGAAGCTATACTTAAAACTGAAAAAATTGATATTGTTTTTATCAATCCAGATGGAGAATCACTTGCAAATAACAGAATCTTAGATGTTATAAACTTAATTAAAAAGTATAAGGCTAATGTAAAACTATTATCTAATGGTTATATATTTAATATTGAAGAATTTAAACACATATTAAATCAATGCGATGAAATAATTGGAGAACTTGCAGTAACTAATGAAAAAGACTTTCAGAAGTTACAAAGACCTATAAATGGATATACTCTTGAAAACTATATATCTAATATGGAAGAATTCAACAATCAATATAATGGGAAATTTATACTTGATATAACTATATTAAAAAACTATTCAGATGATTATGATTCTATTCAGAAATTTAAGAATGCTATTAATATGATTAAGCCAGATGAAATTTATGTAGAAACTCCTTCAAAAGGTAAATTAGGAAAAGCATTTGGAGTTAGTGAAGAAAAGCTTAAAGAAATAAGTAGTCATTTAAAGCATTAATTATAATAAAAAATAAAGTAGAAAAAATATATTTCCTGGGGAATACTTAGGAAATAATAAAAAAAAGCTATAGTAAAGTTTTACTATAGCTTTTTTTATTATTTAATGATTTTATTTCTTGTAATATAAACAAGAATCAAAATGAAAAAAGTATATATTTTAATTTTTAACTATTATAACTATATATAAAAGTATGCATTTGTTGACACTTTGATTTTTATAGGATAAAATATACAAATTAGTTATAAAATAATTTATCTGCCATAATTAAATAAATTATGTCAATATTATAATTTTTACACTTTAATTGTCTCTAAATTTGCTATAGTTATTAAAATATTTTATAACTTAATAAATTAAAAGCGTTTAAGGGGGAGAAATTAGTGGTAAAGACAGGGTCTGCAATAGTAGACACATCAGAAAAATTATTAAATGATGGTAGACAAGAAGAACTAGATCTTGCAAGAGGATTTGCGATTTTATTTATGATTATAGTTCACATTCTTGAAACCTTTTCTACAGATTTAGTTTATTATTCAAAGTTTGGAGTATTTATAGAATTCTTGGGATCACCTCCAGCTGCACCTGTATTTATGTTTCTCTTAGGAATTGGAACTATATATTCAAAAAGACAAACTCCATCTAAGCTAGTTAAAAGAGGAGTATTTTTATTTATTGGAGGATATGTACATAATATATTTCGTAGTACCATACCATATTATCTAGGCGTTTATCTTAATATAATTAAAGCAGGAGATCCAAATTATACTTCTGTTCTTAATACTCTTGATTTTGATATTCTTCAATTTGCTGGGCTGGCACTTATATTCATTGCCATACTTAAAAAACTAAATACAAATATTATTTTTTATCCAATAATAGGGATACTAGTATCTATTGTTTCTCCTTTTTTATGGGGAGCTAAAAGTGGTATATTCGCTATTGATTTACTTACTTATCCGTTATTTGGAACTGAATATTATATATATTTCCCATTCTTTCCTTGGATAGTTTATCCACTCTTTGGAGCTTTCTTTGGATACTTTTTAATACGAACAGAAAATAAAGATAGACTTTATAATATAAGTGCTATATTGTCTATAGTTGTTTTTGTTATAGGTGCAGTATATATGTATAACAATCCAAGTATTGACTTAGGATTAAAAGATGAGGGGAATTACTATAGACATGGAATATTAGGTGTTTGTATGTTTACTTCAATAGTTTTAATTTGGACTACCATATTAAATTATGTAAAAGATAAAATTCCAAAGGCTATTAAGTCTATTATGTATTTTTGGAGTAGATATGTAACAGAAATTTTTGTAATCCATTGGATATTAATTGGTATAGCTATTCTAATACTTGGTCTAAATAAAATGGACCTATTAAGTACTATAATTGCTATGATACTGAGTGTAATTATTACAGATAGAGTGACATTTTTATATGTAAATAAAGTAAAGAAAAAATTAAGAAAAAATTAAGATAGAGAACAATGGATTTGAGTTATTAATTTTGATATAATCAATAAAGCAACTATCTTAAAGTTTAATAGTTTTGATCTAATTTTAAAAGTTAGAATGAATTAATAACTATATAAAGTTCATTCTAACTTTTATTATTTTGTATATTTAATACAGAATCTGTACATTGTATTATTTACATGTAAATTGTTACTTGTTGTATGAAAAGACTTCTATATTATAAAATATGAAATGCTAAAAAAATAACATTTATATATAAGATATTAAAGTATTATTAAAAAATATACCGTCTATATAGAGAAATTGAGTTTAAATTAAAATAATGTAATTTGAAATTTTACTAAAAATCATTAAAATATTATTTAGGTTATAATGTAGGGGGGAGTATACTTGAAAAAGGGTAAATCTAAAGAGGTATATATATTATTAACTTATACAGGAACTCTTTTAAGCAAATTAATAAGATTATATACAAAGATACAATATTCTCATGCATCTATCTCGTTAGATAAGGATCTAACAGAATTATATAGCTTTGGTAGAAAAGTTCCTAGGAACCCTTTTATAGCAGGTTTTGTTAAAGAAGACATTAAAGAAGGTGTGTATTCTATCTTTTCAGATACTATATGTGCAGTGTACTCTTTGGAAATTTCAGATGAACAATATAATAAATTAAAAGAAAACATAGAAGCTTTTAAATTTAATAGTAACAATTATAGATATAATCTTTTAGGAATAGTAGGAATTCCTTTGAACATTAAGATTAAAAGAAAAAATCACTTTTTTTGTTCTCAATTTGTATCGACGGTCTTAAAAAATAGTAATATTTATTTATTTGATAAACCTGTTGAACTTATTACTTTAGAAGATTTTATAAAATGTGAAAAGCTTAAAGTTGTATATGAAGGATACTTAAAAGAATATGAATCAAGTAGATTATTAGCTAGTGTATAAATTATTAATTATATTAATATAAACTCCTTTCTCAATGATATTTAATTCTAATAGAAAGGAGTTTTATATTTATATATTTAGAAAAGCTTCTTTATAAAATAAAACTATATGAATTTTATTAAAATTTTTATTTAATATTTACGATATTGA includes the following:
- a CDS encoding radical SAM protein, producing the protein MNPFSISDVYLDKNGRRTLDINPLSENYCSFDCVFCPLGRTKVKTDKTFSFNETESFIKRLEAILKTEKIDIVFINPDGESLANNRILDVINLIKKYKANVKLLSNGYIFNIEEFKHILNQCDEIIGELAVTNEKDFQKLQRPINGYTLENYISNMEEFNNQYNGKFILDITILKNYSDDYDSIQKFKNAINMIKPDEIYVETPSKGKLGKAFGVSEEKLKEISSHLKH
- a CDS encoding DUF364 domain-containing protein, with the protein product MWEIYDKLIEPIPEDIYVEDCIMGLRWTYIKGKNSGIALTFRDGLRESSILGKIKGMRLKELSTYVKSWNFTEASLGLSAINSFYNTVEHAEKLGANFSEGRKNDIFTESIDEIRGKNVAVIGHFPDLEKIESICNLSILERRPSKGDLPDCACEYILKNQDFVFITGSTLANKTLPRLLELSKNAKVILVGPSVPVAPILFDYGVNTLASAVIVNDNLIQQAIKEGGSHQIFDLGGKMAKIKKKD
- a CDS encoding AAA family ATPase gives rise to the protein MELTDKNQYLRSIQLNREKIKSFKKYPFNLPAIKNLSNLKFHPNVTFIVGENGMGKSTILEAIATAYGFNPEGGTRNFNFSSRASHSELCNHIKMVKGIKRPKDGFFLRAESFYNLATTIEELDEDVGGPKIIDSYGGCSLHEQSHGESFFSVFINRFSGQGLYILDEPEAALSPSRQMTMITRIHELVRQEYQFIIATHSPIIMAYPNSIIYQIKNGFEITRYEETDHYETMHAFLNNKGKMLEILLG
- a CDS encoding acyltransferase family protein — translated: MVKTGSAIVDTSEKLLNDGRQEELDLARGFAILFMIIVHILETFSTDLVYYSKFGVFIEFLGSPPAAPVFMFLLGIGTIYSKRQTPSKLVKRGVFLFIGGYVHNIFRSTIPYYLGVYLNIIKAGDPNYTSVLNTLDFDILQFAGLALIFIAILKKLNTNIIFYPIIGILVSIVSPFLWGAKSGIFAIDLLTYPLFGTEYYIYFPFFPWIVYPLFGAFFGYFLIRTENKDRLYNISAILSIVVFVIGAVYMYNNPSIDLGLKDEGNYYRHGILGVCMFTSIVLIWTTILNYVKDKIPKAIKSIMYFWSRYVTEIFVIHWILIGIAILILGLNKMDLLSTIIAMILSVIITDRVTFLYVNKVKKKLRKN